A portion of the Toxotes jaculatrix isolate fToxJac2 chromosome 16, fToxJac2.pri, whole genome shotgun sequence genome contains these proteins:
- the derl2 gene encoding derlin-2 has translation MAYQTLQQEYLQIPVVTRAYTTACVLTTAAVQLEIITPFQLYFNPDLILRNYQVWRLITNFLFFGPVGFNFLFNMIFLYRYCRMLEEGSFRGRTADFVFMFLFGGLLMTIFGTFMSLVFLGQAFTIMLVYVWSRRNPNVRMNFFGLLNFQAPFLPWVLMGFSLLLGNSIIVDLLGIAVGHVYFFLEDVFPNQPGGGRWLKTPFIIKMLFDTPEEDANYNPLPEERPGGFDWGEGQRLGG, from the exons ATGGCCTACCAGACACTACAGCAGGAGTACTTACAGATTCCTGTTGTTACCAGGGCATATACAACCGCATGTGTCCTCACAACCGCTGCAGTG CAACTAGAGATCATCACACCATTTCAACTGTACTTCAATCCGGATTTGATTCTTAGGAATTACCAG GTATGGCGGCTAATAACCAACTTCCTGTTTTTTGGTCCAGTTGGCTTCAATTTCCTGTTCAATATGATTTTTCT GTACAGATACTGTCGTATGCTAGAAGAGGGCTCTTTCAGGGGACGCACGGCTGACTTTGTCTTCATGTTCCTCTTTGGTGGTCTTCTGATGACT ATATTTGGCACTTTCATGAGCCTGGTGTTCCTGGGCCAGGCTTTCACCATCATGCTGGTATACGTGTGGAGTCGACGAAACCCAAACGTTCGCATGAATTTCTTCGGCCTGTTGAATTTCCAGGCGCCCTTCCTGCCCTGGGTGCTGATGGGATTCTCACTTCTGCTGGGCAACTCCATCATCGTGGATCTTTTAG GTATCGCTGTTGGTCATGTGTACTTCTTCCTGGAGGATGTTTTCCCCAACCAGCCAGGTGGTGGAAGGTGGCTCAAGACCCCATTTATCAT AAAGATGCTGTTTGACACTCCAGAGGAAGATGCCAACTACAATCCCCTACCTGAGGAGCGCCCAGGAGGGTTCGACTGGGGGGAGGGACAGCGACTTGGAGGTTAA
- the LOC121195635 gene encoding rapamycin-insensitive companion of mTOR-like isoform X1, giving the protein MAVSSVTVRPLRSSRMRGRNDSGEENVPLDLSRDPAENLREILQSVSKQQGVSNMRKLGHLNNFVKLLCSVGYSEEKLGFTYEEIIICLRLALLNEAKEVRAAGLRALRYLIRDSSVLEKVLRLQVDYLIARCIDIQQSNEVERTQALRLVRKMVTVNALLFPFSVTNSLIAVGNDGLREQDRMARACIAIICELSLKNPVVVAQQGGLSTILRSVTGCQLSRINEALITTILHLLNHPHTRQYVRSDVELEQILAPYTDFHYIHTPDLTEGQLKEDREARFMASKMSIVASFRSWSGIINLCKSGNSGIQSLVGLLCIPNMEVRKGLLEVLYDIFLLAVPVATADFSEALSSVDPSRFQDSWRFSDGFVASEAKTILQHRSRSRPDLMDNYLALVLSAFIKSGLLEGLVEVITSSNDAMSIRATILVGEVLHMANTILPHSHSHHLHCLPTLMNMAASFDIAPEKRLRASAAVNYLKCFHEKKKGGVRPYSLYLDHILRTSGALHYCRDQHFKPQRDCFIVKDSEDTLMNNMRDSHIFNHKENLDWNWCLIGTILKWPNVSLRSNKDEQMHKFVRRLLFFYKPSSRLYGSLELEHPKARQLTVVGCQFIEFLLASEEEGLVYLEDLVRDIVQWLFSSPGLKPDRSVQDSGLLTTLSQYYFLFLGTLSAYLHGVKILEKCNVFQCLLNLCSLKNQEHLLKLTVSTLDYSRDGLARVILSKILTAATDTCRLYATKHLRVLLRANVEFFSNWGIELLVTQLHDCNKTVSMEALDILDEACEDKANLHALTEMKPAVTHLGDKGVLLLLRFLSIPKGFSYLSDRGYITKQMQKWQKEYNLKYVDMIEEQLNEALTTYRKPVNGDNYVRRSNQRSQRPHVYPPVHLYGQLVHDKTGCQLLEAQNVVPDLSYSVRSPVLDKWEGIKQLKAALWALGNIGSSNWGLNLLLEERVIPDIVALAHHCEVLSIRGTCLYVLGLIGKTKQGCDTLKQQGWDAVRHSRNTMWPVVPEELEPQPKPYSVLPSVPSTFRLTESTSSRHNNETTDLQPDDEKLEGCDFSEELSLYMCPKLMDERSPFTVLASSRFRNRLLHSLSLPGKKSRTCPYPKGSSQGQGGGLDGKQGLRRITAEPSSCSFGATDIFPIYNNCDVSQSPSGGRESSFVGNKATENGGSTASMGDGEMDTSGIRTVENQQDSGYECLAEDAPSGGGGGGGGGGGGAAHFKSRSQSFNTDTTTSGISSMSSSPSRETLPPTIDTDCVSLNTVISAQTIHSVHSLTPQPCSTPISIPKSYSALLVPPGSAHTLPRRAQSLKSPSVATLSGLVDCNLMYSSSKDPLGYATLKYSLSHNGCTSPRDALGYNTLRRLQHQRIQPSLSHSEALASPAKDILFTDAITMNANSLDSRLTSPRFLKALSFASLDKEDLLSPINQTTLQRSSSLRSIVPTATCGSSVDYIGLALPVNINNMFQIKETLYFQKRTSPPSEDCSAKFFSGDSDGPSDGCQPARLRSQLSITELMAVSREEQQLMLGSEETGLQEHNDNNCLYCAGLSMLGLSSQTSNPDLTEAPLFSEWCSPPPANHLEVVVPAKLSGVSGFSDTVSQGSGGSGRSTELVLGVKSIPENTPAGRVLLRKEVLRLVINLSSSVGTKNHETSLLTIKEKFPYAFDDICLYSEVSYLLAHCMFRLPSRRFIQELFQDVPFIPMYEEAESILSMSPQKASGHHSDA; this is encoded by the exons ATGGCGGTCAGCAGCGTCACAGTGCGCCCGTTACGGAGCAGTCGGATGCGAG GTCGGAATGACAGCGGGGAGGAAAACGTACCGCTTGATCTCTCCAGAG ATCCTGCAGAGAATCTTCGTGAAATCCTTCAAAGtgtttcaaaacagcaaggAGTCTCCAACATGCGCAAGCTCGGTCACCTGAACAACTTTGTAAAG CTTCTCTGCAGTGTCGGCTACTCAGAGGAGAAACTTGGCTTCACATATGAGGAGATAATTATTTG TCTTCGGCTAGCGTTGTTGAACGAAGCCAAGGAAGTACGTGCAGCTGGGTTACGAGCTCTACGTTACTTGATCAGAGACAGCTCTGTGCTAGAGAAGGTGCTTCGGCTGCAGGTGGACTATCTGATTGCGAG GTGTATAGATATCCAGCAAAGTAATGAGGTTGAGAGAACGCAAGCACTCAGACTGGTACGCAAG ATGGTCACTGTGAATGCACTGCTTTTCCCCTTCTCCGTCACCAACTCCCTCATCGCCGTGGGCAACGATGGGCTGCGTGAACAAGACCGCATGGCACGGGCCTGCATCGCTATAATCTGTGAGCTCT CCTTGAAAAACCCTGTTGTGGTGGCACAGCAGGGCGGTCTCAGTACCATTCTGAGGAGCGTGACCGGCTGTCAGCTGAGCCGCATCAATGAAGCTCTCATCACCACCATCTTGCACCTCCTCAACCACCCTCACACCAGACAGTACGTCCGCTCAGACGTTGAACTTGAG CAAATCCTGGCCCCTTACACTGACTTCCACTACATACACACTCCTGATCTAACAGAGGGGCAGCTCAA ggaggacagagaggctcGATTCATGGCCAGTAAAATGTCTATAGTCGCCTCATTTCGCTCCTGGTCCG GCATCATTAACCTCTGCAAGTCAGGCAACTCTGGAATCCAGTCTCTTGTTGGCTTACTGTGTATACCAAATATGGAAGTGCGG AAAGGTTTGTTAGAGGTGTTGTATGACATATTCCTGCTTGCCGTACCTGTGGCGACTGCCGACTTCAGTGAAGCACTTAGTAGTGTAG aCCCCAGCAGATTCCAGGACAGCTGGAGGTTCTCTGATGGATTTGTTGCTTCTGAGGCTAAAACAATCCTCCAACATCGATCACGCTCAAG ACCAGACCTAATGGACAACTACCTGGCTCTGGTGCTTTCTGCCTTCATTAAGAGTGGACTATTAGAG GGTCTGGTGGAGGTGATCACAAGCAGCAATGATGCCATGTCCATACGTGCCACCATCTTGGTGGGAGAAGTGCTCCATATG GCCAACACCATCCTCCCTCACAGCCACAGCCACCACCTGCACTGTTTGCCCACCCTCATGAACATGGCGGCCTCCTTTGATATTGCTCCCGAGAAGAGACT ACGAGCAAGCGCCGCAGTCAACTACCTGAAGTGCTTTcatgagaagaagaagggaggagtCAGACCTTACAGTCTCTACTTGGACCACATCCTCCGCACATCAGGAGCTTTGCACTACTGTCGAGACCAGCACTTTAAACCTCAGAGAGACTGTTTCATAGTCAAG GACTCTGAGGATACTCTGATGAACAACATGAGAGACAGCCACATCTTTAATCACAAGGAGAACCTGGACTGGAACTGGTGCCTTATTGGAACCATTTTAAAG TGGCCAAATGTTAGCCTACGTAGCAATAAGGATGAACAAATGCATAA ATTTGTGCGACGACTGCTTTTCTTCTACAAGCCCAGCAGTAGGTTGTATGGCAGCCTGGAGCTGGAGCATCCAAAGGCCAGACAGCTCACTGTGGTTGGCTGTCAGTTCATAGAGTTCCTACTGGCGTCTGAGGAG gAAGGCCTGGTGTACTTGGAAGACCTGGTGAGGGACATTGTCCAGTGGCTGTTTTCCTCTCCCGGACTCAAACCTGACCGCAGTGTGCAGGACAGCGGGCTGCTAACCACACTCAGTCAGTACTACTTCCTCTTCCTGGGCACCCTGTCAGCCTACCTGCACGGTGTCAAGATTCTTGAGAAGTGCAACGTCTTCCAGTG TTTGTTGAACCTGTGTAGTCTGAAGAATCAGGAGCACCTGCTGAAGCTGACCGTGTCCACGCTGGACTACAGTCGAGACGGTTTGGCTCGAGTCATTCTGTCCAAAATCCTCACTGCTGCTACTGAT ACCTGCAGGCTGTACGCCACTAAGCACCTGCGGGTCCTCCTGCGCGCCAACGTGGAGTTCTTCAGTAACTGGGGCATTGAGCTCCTGGTGACTCAGCTTCATGACTGCAATAAGACCGTTTCCATGGAGGCGCTGGACATCTTGGATGAAGCCTGTGAAGACAAG gCCAACCTTCATGCACTGACAGAGATGAAACCCGCTGTCACACACCTGGGGGACAaaggtgtgctgctgctgctaag GTTTTTATCTATTCCAAAGGGCTTCTCCTACCTCAGTGACAGAGGATACATCACTAAACAGATGCAGAAATGGCAGAAG gAGTATAACCTGAAGTATGTGGACATGATAGAGGAGCAGCTTAATGAGGCCCTCACCACATATCGCAAGCCTGTTAATGGAGACAATTATGTACGGCGCAGCAACCAGAG GTCACAGAGGCCACATGTTTACCCTCCTGTGCACTTGTATGGTCAGCTGGTCCATGATAAGACCGGCTGCCAGCTGCTCGAAGCCCAG AATGTGGTTCCTGATTTAAGCTACAGTGTTCGATCTCCAGTCCTGGATAAATGGGAGGGCATCAAACAGCTGAAGGCAGCACTTTGGGCTCTG GGAAACATCGGGTCGTCAAACTGGGGTCTGAACCTGTTGCTGGAGGAGAGGGTGATCCCTGACATAGTGGCTCTGGCCCATCACTGTGAGGTTCTGTCCATCAGAGG GACCTGTCTGTATGTGCTGGGTCTCATCGGTAAGACAAAGCAGGGCTGCGACACGTTGAAGCAGCAGGGCTGGGACGCTGTAAGGCACAGCCGTAACACGATGTGGCCTGTAGTACCGGAGGAACTGGAGCCACAGCCCAAACCCTATAGTGTGCTGCCGTCTGTCCCCAGTACCTTCAGGCTTACAGAGTCCACCAGCTCCAGGCACAACAACGAGACAACCGACTTACAACCTG aTGATGAGAAGCTTGAGGGCTGTGACTTCTCAGAGGAGCTGTCTTTGTACATGTGTCCCAAACTGATGGACGAGCGAAGTCCTTTCACCGTGCTGGCTTCGAGCCGCTTCCGCAACCGCCTTCTCCACTCGCTGTCTCTACCTGGGAAGAAGTCACGCACCTGTCCTTACCCTAAAGGCAGTAGCCAAGGCCAAGGAGGGGGGCTAGATGGGAAACAGGGTCTCAGACGTATTACTGCGGAACCTTCCAGCTGCTCATTTGGAGCAACAGATATTTTCCCTATATACAACAACTGTGACGTGTCTCAAAGCCCCTCAGGTGGTAGGGAGTCCTCCTTTGTGGGGAATAAAGCCACTGAGAATGGTGGGAGCACGGCCAGCATGGGGGACGGGGAAATGGACACGTCAGGCATCCGGACAGTCGAGAACCAGCAGGACAGCGGCTATGAGTGTTTGGCTGAAGATGCGCCTTCAggaggcggcggcggcggcggcggcggcggcggcggcgctGCCCACTTTAAAAGCCGAAGCCAGAGCTTTAACACAGACACCACCACCAGTGGCATCAGCTCCATGAGCTCCAGCCCCTCCAGGGAGACCCTGCCCCCCACCATAGACACGGACTGTGTCAGCCTCAACACTGTGATAAGCGCCCAGACCATCCACAGTGTGCATTCACTGACACCCCAGCCCTGCTCCACACCCATCTCCATTCCCAAGTCCTACTCTGCCTTGCTCGTACCACCTGGCTCCGCCCACACCTTGCCCCGTCGAGCCCAGTCCCTCAAGTCTCCCTCGGTCGCCACCCTGAGCGGCTTGGTTGACTGCAACCTCATGTACTCCAGCTCCAAAGATCCGCTGGGCTATGCCACCCTGAAGTACTCGCTCTCCCACAACGGCTGCACAAGTCCTCGTGACGCTCTGGGCTACAACACCCTCAGGAGGCTGCAGCACCAACGCATTCAGCCGTCTCTGTCCCACAGCGAGGCCCTGGCCTCCCCCGCCAAAGACATACTCTTCACTGATGCCATCACCATGAATGCAAACAGTCTGGATTCCAGACTCACTTCACCAAG ATTTCTCAAAGCTCTGAGCTTCGCATCTCTGGACAAAGAAGACCTGCTGAGCCCAATCAACCAAACCACACTGCAGCGCTCCTCCTCTCTGCGCTCCATAGTGCCCACTGCCACTTGTGGCTCTTCTGTTGACTACATAGGCCTTGCCTTGCCTGTGAACATCAACAACATGTTCCAG ATTAAAGAAACACTGTATTTTCAAAAGAGGACGAGTCCGCCTTCTGAGGACTGCTCTGCTAAGTTCTTCTCCGGAGACTCTGATG gTCCAAGTGATGGATGTCAGCCGGCGAGGCTTCGCTCTCAGCTCAGCATCACAGAACTGATGGCGGTGAGCCGGGAAGAACAGCAGCTGATGCTGGGCTCAGAGGAGACAGGCCTGCAGGAGCACAATGATAACAACTGCCTGTACTGTGCTGGACTGTCCATGCTTGGCTTAAGCTCTCAAACCAGCAACCCAG ATCTAACAGAGGCGCCCCTGTTCTCAGAGTGGTGCAGTCCGCCTCCAGCAAACCATCTAGAGGTCGTGGTCCCAGCCAAGCTGTCAGGGGTGTCTGGATTCAGTGACACTGTGTCCCAGGGGTCTGGGGGTAGCGGCCGCAGCACAGAACTTGTTTTGG
- the LOC121195635 gene encoding rapamycin-insensitive companion of mTOR-like isoform X2, with amino-acid sequence MAVSSVTVRPLRSSRMRGRNDSGEENVPLDLSRDPAENLREILQSVSKQQGVSNMRKLGHLNNFVKLLCSVGYSEEKLGFTYEEIIICLRLALLNEAKEVRAAGLRALRYLIRDSSVLEKVLRLQVDYLIARCIDIQQSNEVERTQALRLVRKMVTVNALLFPFSVTNSLIAVGNDGLREQDRMARACIAIICELSLKNPVVVAQQGGLSTILRSVTGCQLSRINEALITTILHLLNHPHTRQYVRSDVELEQILAPYTDFHYIHTPDLTEGQLKEDREARFMASKMSIVASFRSWSGIINLCKSGNSGIQSLVGLLCIPNMEVRKGLLEVLYDIFLLAVPVATADFSEALSSVDPSRFQDSWRFSDGFVASEAKTILQHRSRSRPDLMDNYLALVLSAFIKSGLLEGLVEVITSSNDAMSIRATILVGEVLHMANTILPHSHSHHLHCLPTLMNMAASFDIAPEKRLRASAAVNYLKCFHEKKKGGVRPYSLYLDHILRTSGALHYCRDQHFKPQRDCFIVKDSEDTLMNNMRDSHIFNHKENLDWNWCLIGTILKWPNVSLRSNKDEQMHNSRLYGSLELEHPKARQLTVVGCQFIEFLLASEEEGLVYLEDLVRDIVQWLFSSPGLKPDRSVQDSGLLTTLSQYYFLFLGTLSAYLHGVKILEKCNVFQCLLNLCSLKNQEHLLKLTVSTLDYSRDGLARVILSKILTAATDTCRLYATKHLRVLLRANVEFFSNWGIELLVTQLHDCNKTVSMEALDILDEACEDKANLHALTEMKPAVTHLGDKGVLLLLRFLSIPKGFSYLSDRGYITKQMQKWQKEYNLKYVDMIEEQLNEALTTYRKPVNGDNYVRRSNQRSQRPHVYPPVHLYGQLVHDKTGCQLLEAQNVVPDLSYSVRSPVLDKWEGIKQLKAALWALGNIGSSNWGLNLLLEERVIPDIVALAHHCEVLSIRGTCLYVLGLIGKTKQGCDTLKQQGWDAVRHSRNTMWPVVPEELEPQPKPYSVLPSVPSTFRLTESTSSRHNNETTDLQPDDEKLEGCDFSEELSLYMCPKLMDERSPFTVLASSRFRNRLLHSLSLPGKKSRTCPYPKGSSQGQGGGLDGKQGLRRITAEPSSCSFGATDIFPIYNNCDVSQSPSGGRESSFVGNKATENGGSTASMGDGEMDTSGIRTVENQQDSGYECLAEDAPSGGGGGGGGGGGGAAHFKSRSQSFNTDTTTSGISSMSSSPSRETLPPTIDTDCVSLNTVISAQTIHSVHSLTPQPCSTPISIPKSYSALLVPPGSAHTLPRRAQSLKSPSVATLSGLVDCNLMYSSSKDPLGYATLKYSLSHNGCTSPRDALGYNTLRRLQHQRIQPSLSHSEALASPAKDILFTDAITMNANSLDSRLTSPRFLKALSFASLDKEDLLSPINQTTLQRSSSLRSIVPTATCGSSVDYIGLALPVNINNMFQIKETLYFQKRTSPPSEDCSAKFFSGDSDGPSDGCQPARLRSQLSITELMAVSREEQQLMLGSEETGLQEHNDNNCLYCAGLSMLGLSSQTSNPDLTEAPLFSEWCSPPPANHLEVVVPAKLSGVSGFSDTVSQGSGGSGRSTELVLGVKSIPENTPAGRVLLRKEVLRLVINLSSSVGTKNHETSLLTIKEKFPYAFDDICLYSEVSYLLAHCMFRLPSRRFIQELFQDVPFIPMYEEAESILSMSPQKASGHHSDA; translated from the exons ATGGCGGTCAGCAGCGTCACAGTGCGCCCGTTACGGAGCAGTCGGATGCGAG GTCGGAATGACAGCGGGGAGGAAAACGTACCGCTTGATCTCTCCAGAG ATCCTGCAGAGAATCTTCGTGAAATCCTTCAAAGtgtttcaaaacagcaaggAGTCTCCAACATGCGCAAGCTCGGTCACCTGAACAACTTTGTAAAG CTTCTCTGCAGTGTCGGCTACTCAGAGGAGAAACTTGGCTTCACATATGAGGAGATAATTATTTG TCTTCGGCTAGCGTTGTTGAACGAAGCCAAGGAAGTACGTGCAGCTGGGTTACGAGCTCTACGTTACTTGATCAGAGACAGCTCTGTGCTAGAGAAGGTGCTTCGGCTGCAGGTGGACTATCTGATTGCGAG GTGTATAGATATCCAGCAAAGTAATGAGGTTGAGAGAACGCAAGCACTCAGACTGGTACGCAAG ATGGTCACTGTGAATGCACTGCTTTTCCCCTTCTCCGTCACCAACTCCCTCATCGCCGTGGGCAACGATGGGCTGCGTGAACAAGACCGCATGGCACGGGCCTGCATCGCTATAATCTGTGAGCTCT CCTTGAAAAACCCTGTTGTGGTGGCACAGCAGGGCGGTCTCAGTACCATTCTGAGGAGCGTGACCGGCTGTCAGCTGAGCCGCATCAATGAAGCTCTCATCACCACCATCTTGCACCTCCTCAACCACCCTCACACCAGACAGTACGTCCGCTCAGACGTTGAACTTGAG CAAATCCTGGCCCCTTACACTGACTTCCACTACATACACACTCCTGATCTAACAGAGGGGCAGCTCAA ggaggacagagaggctcGATTCATGGCCAGTAAAATGTCTATAGTCGCCTCATTTCGCTCCTGGTCCG GCATCATTAACCTCTGCAAGTCAGGCAACTCTGGAATCCAGTCTCTTGTTGGCTTACTGTGTATACCAAATATGGAAGTGCGG AAAGGTTTGTTAGAGGTGTTGTATGACATATTCCTGCTTGCCGTACCTGTGGCGACTGCCGACTTCAGTGAAGCACTTAGTAGTGTAG aCCCCAGCAGATTCCAGGACAGCTGGAGGTTCTCTGATGGATTTGTTGCTTCTGAGGCTAAAACAATCCTCCAACATCGATCACGCTCAAG ACCAGACCTAATGGACAACTACCTGGCTCTGGTGCTTTCTGCCTTCATTAAGAGTGGACTATTAGAG GGTCTGGTGGAGGTGATCACAAGCAGCAATGATGCCATGTCCATACGTGCCACCATCTTGGTGGGAGAAGTGCTCCATATG GCCAACACCATCCTCCCTCACAGCCACAGCCACCACCTGCACTGTTTGCCCACCCTCATGAACATGGCGGCCTCCTTTGATATTGCTCCCGAGAAGAGACT ACGAGCAAGCGCCGCAGTCAACTACCTGAAGTGCTTTcatgagaagaagaagggaggagtCAGACCTTACAGTCTCTACTTGGACCACATCCTCCGCACATCAGGAGCTTTGCACTACTGTCGAGACCAGCACTTTAAACCTCAGAGAGACTGTTTCATAGTCAAG GACTCTGAGGATACTCTGATGAACAACATGAGAGACAGCCACATCTTTAATCACAAGGAGAACCTGGACTGGAACTGGTGCCTTATTGGAACCATTTTAAAG TGGCCAAATGTTAGCCTACGTAGCAATAAGGATGAACAAATGCATAA CAGTAGGTTGTATGGCAGCCTGGAGCTGGAGCATCCAAAGGCCAGACAGCTCACTGTGGTTGGCTGTCAGTTCATAGAGTTCCTACTGGCGTCTGAGGAG gAAGGCCTGGTGTACTTGGAAGACCTGGTGAGGGACATTGTCCAGTGGCTGTTTTCCTCTCCCGGACTCAAACCTGACCGCAGTGTGCAGGACAGCGGGCTGCTAACCACACTCAGTCAGTACTACTTCCTCTTCCTGGGCACCCTGTCAGCCTACCTGCACGGTGTCAAGATTCTTGAGAAGTGCAACGTCTTCCAGTG TTTGTTGAACCTGTGTAGTCTGAAGAATCAGGAGCACCTGCTGAAGCTGACCGTGTCCACGCTGGACTACAGTCGAGACGGTTTGGCTCGAGTCATTCTGTCCAAAATCCTCACTGCTGCTACTGAT ACCTGCAGGCTGTACGCCACTAAGCACCTGCGGGTCCTCCTGCGCGCCAACGTGGAGTTCTTCAGTAACTGGGGCATTGAGCTCCTGGTGACTCAGCTTCATGACTGCAATAAGACCGTTTCCATGGAGGCGCTGGACATCTTGGATGAAGCCTGTGAAGACAAG gCCAACCTTCATGCACTGACAGAGATGAAACCCGCTGTCACACACCTGGGGGACAaaggtgtgctgctgctgctaag GTTTTTATCTATTCCAAAGGGCTTCTCCTACCTCAGTGACAGAGGATACATCACTAAACAGATGCAGAAATGGCAGAAG gAGTATAACCTGAAGTATGTGGACATGATAGAGGAGCAGCTTAATGAGGCCCTCACCACATATCGCAAGCCTGTTAATGGAGACAATTATGTACGGCGCAGCAACCAGAG GTCACAGAGGCCACATGTTTACCCTCCTGTGCACTTGTATGGTCAGCTGGTCCATGATAAGACCGGCTGCCAGCTGCTCGAAGCCCAG AATGTGGTTCCTGATTTAAGCTACAGTGTTCGATCTCCAGTCCTGGATAAATGGGAGGGCATCAAACAGCTGAAGGCAGCACTTTGGGCTCTG GGAAACATCGGGTCGTCAAACTGGGGTCTGAACCTGTTGCTGGAGGAGAGGGTGATCCCTGACATAGTGGCTCTGGCCCATCACTGTGAGGTTCTGTCCATCAGAGG GACCTGTCTGTATGTGCTGGGTCTCATCGGTAAGACAAAGCAGGGCTGCGACACGTTGAAGCAGCAGGGCTGGGACGCTGTAAGGCACAGCCGTAACACGATGTGGCCTGTAGTACCGGAGGAACTGGAGCCACAGCCCAAACCCTATAGTGTGCTGCCGTCTGTCCCCAGTACCTTCAGGCTTACAGAGTCCACCAGCTCCAGGCACAACAACGAGACAACCGACTTACAACCTG aTGATGAGAAGCTTGAGGGCTGTGACTTCTCAGAGGAGCTGTCTTTGTACATGTGTCCCAAACTGATGGACGAGCGAAGTCCTTTCACCGTGCTGGCTTCGAGCCGCTTCCGCAACCGCCTTCTCCACTCGCTGTCTCTACCTGGGAAGAAGTCACGCACCTGTCCTTACCCTAAAGGCAGTAGCCAAGGCCAAGGAGGGGGGCTAGATGGGAAACAGGGTCTCAGACGTATTACTGCGGAACCTTCCAGCTGCTCATTTGGAGCAACAGATATTTTCCCTATATACAACAACTGTGACGTGTCTCAAAGCCCCTCAGGTGGTAGGGAGTCCTCCTTTGTGGGGAATAAAGCCACTGAGAATGGTGGGAGCACGGCCAGCATGGGGGACGGGGAAATGGACACGTCAGGCATCCGGACAGTCGAGAACCAGCAGGACAGCGGCTATGAGTGTTTGGCTGAAGATGCGCCTTCAggaggcggcggcggcggcggcggcggcggcggcggcgctGCCCACTTTAAAAGCCGAAGCCAGAGCTTTAACACAGACACCACCACCAGTGGCATCAGCTCCATGAGCTCCAGCCCCTCCAGGGAGACCCTGCCCCCCACCATAGACACGGACTGTGTCAGCCTCAACACTGTGATAAGCGCCCAGACCATCCACAGTGTGCATTCACTGACACCCCAGCCCTGCTCCACACCCATCTCCATTCCCAAGTCCTACTCTGCCTTGCTCGTACCACCTGGCTCCGCCCACACCTTGCCCCGTCGAGCCCAGTCCCTCAAGTCTCCCTCGGTCGCCACCCTGAGCGGCTTGGTTGACTGCAACCTCATGTACTCCAGCTCCAAAGATCCGCTGGGCTATGCCACCCTGAAGTACTCGCTCTCCCACAACGGCTGCACAAGTCCTCGTGACGCTCTGGGCTACAACACCCTCAGGAGGCTGCAGCACCAACGCATTCAGCCGTCTCTGTCCCACAGCGAGGCCCTGGCCTCCCCCGCCAAAGACATACTCTTCACTGATGCCATCACCATGAATGCAAACAGTCTGGATTCCAGACTCACTTCACCAAG ATTTCTCAAAGCTCTGAGCTTCGCATCTCTGGACAAAGAAGACCTGCTGAGCCCAATCAACCAAACCACACTGCAGCGCTCCTCCTCTCTGCGCTCCATAGTGCCCACTGCCACTTGTGGCTCTTCTGTTGACTACATAGGCCTTGCCTTGCCTGTGAACATCAACAACATGTTCCAG ATTAAAGAAACACTGTATTTTCAAAAGAGGACGAGTCCGCCTTCTGAGGACTGCTCTGCTAAGTTCTTCTCCGGAGACTCTGATG gTCCAAGTGATGGATGTCAGCCGGCGAGGCTTCGCTCTCAGCTCAGCATCACAGAACTGATGGCGGTGAGCCGGGAAGAACAGCAGCTGATGCTGGGCTCAGAGGAGACAGGCCTGCAGGAGCACAATGATAACAACTGCCTGTACTGTGCTGGACTGTCCATGCTTGGCTTAAGCTCTCAAACCAGCAACCCAG ATCTAACAGAGGCGCCCCTGTTCTCAGAGTGGTGCAGTCCGCCTCCAGCAAACCATCTAGAGGTCGTGGTCCCAGCCAAGCTGTCAGGGGTGTCTGGATTCAGTGACACTGTGTCCCAGGGGTCTGGGGGTAGCGGCCGCAGCACAGAACTTGTTTTGG